Below is a genomic region from Rhineura floridana isolate rRhiFlo1 chromosome 5, rRhiFlo1.hap2, whole genome shotgun sequence.
actgcctctgacgaggaagagtttgttggctttcccgctcactgttcgcctaacgaacctacctctggtttaccgcctcaaacatctgttccattagttcaccaggcacatacatctcccacatctggtctgcagctgtctcctgatttcctctcccaactccaagccatgctggcttttttcacgcgaatgcagtcactaccacaagttcctgccatacccccacgcaacatggaccaacgtgcgttccatgaagctcatccttcctgttcaccagatccctttgatgtagccagaggcagatgtacggatgaagcctcgtatgcggaggagtcaactttcactgaccatgttgaaggagacgactggagcgactattcagatcatgaggaggatacttcgtatcgcttgttcgatacctcagattatcaaccgctagcacgtagggtacttcatacccttggtctccagactgcgccttcaacttcgtccgccccagctatcaaaggggccaaggtcctcaaatcccctgcacctactgaacactacatcccggtgccggacccaattgccaaattagcctccgaagaatgggctcatccactcaaagcccgacgcttcaagaacctggctgacagattgtacgccctagccccagactttgccaccaagttagatgtccctggcatagatgaaccaatcgctcgcctcgtttcaagatctcttttgcccagggaaggggaatcccacctaaaagatactactgagcgacgaatagacttcgccctccgcaagaatcacgaggccactgccttagccatgcgtgcctccgcttcagcctccatattctccagagcctctatgatgtggatggatgaccttctagaggatgctaaccctgatcctgtcgccctcagaagagcactatcgaaattacgtaagacagcagcttttgtggccgatgccactttggatgccactcaattaggggcacgagccatgacgactcaaatagtcgctcgtcgcaccctctggcttcgccactggcaagctgattcagcggccagactgaacctggccaaggctccttactccggatctctactcttcggcgaggaagctctaaaggcagttctggttgatccaaaagacgcccaaaaaccagttctggccacagtcaagaacatcgaccacaggcccttcaggcgatttccctcctttcgttctaaccagtcctttcgaggaacgcggccaggaggacgaggccgcgacttcagaccctgtgaccccaacgcattcaggggctcctggaaccgacgcttccagggcagaggtcagtaccaagggcgcaggggcaactcatcgtcctcatataggggaggccctcgactacacaagtagtattaacgccctccccataggtggcagattacttaattttggagattgatggctgcgccttactacggtctcctggatcagggaccttttcacttacggctataccatagagttctgagCAACCCCAttagacagattccatccgtctccttgcccaagggcaccagccaggcacaacatcatgcagacagctatacatcacctcttggacatagcggcaatagagccagttcccacaactgagaggtcggaaggggtgtattccctcctatttgctgtgccaaaacgagatttatcttggagggcggtattggacctcaagtttgtcaaccgttttgtaacataccgcaggttcaaaatggaatctctccattccattaccgagagtctgcatgaaggagacttcctggcttctatcgaccttaaggaagcgtatctccatgtgtccatttgcatagcccacagaaagtttcttcggtttgcctttggccaccaacattttcaatatacagtgatgccatttggcctctcctctgctccaagagtatttaccaaggtgctactcatcctagtggcttaccttcggacccaaggggttcatatctacccatatttggatgatctgctaatacggtccaagtctgaagagctggctcatcatcatttaatgatcaccctcaatgttttgcagacctacggctggcttgtcaacttcgacaaaagccatctccaaccaacccaacgcctactacaccttggggcaatgttggacaccctgcaggcaatggtcttcctggctccagatcgcatcaatGCCATCAccagcatcgcaaggtccctgatgcaacaaacatgcgcagacgtcatgcttctcgccagagcgctcgggatgtttatctccacaatccacattgtgccctgggctcgagcccacactcggccccttcagtggactctgttgccttttcaaaaagacattgccagctccaaccatcgcaaagttcgtttgagccccgctctgcgcctctccttccgctggtggaccaaggttcaacacctctccaagggcacgtcgttcagagaaccccgcagaaccgtcgtgaccacagacgccagcctcataggttggggagcccactgcaactcccagtacgttcaggggggttggcccaacgcagagcaatctcgaagcatcaactggctggaactaaaggctgtccacttggctctatgtcattttcagtctctgttccctttgcatcatgtgctcattcgaacagacaacacgtgtgtaaaatcacatttgaacagacaggggggcaccaggtctcgtcctctgcaggacttagcctccctcatctttgtctgggcagaacaacatctacaatccctgaaagcagagcacctcagaggaatttggaatgtgacagcagactggctcagcagacaacaggtcttcccgggagaatggaaactttatccagccattttccatcgtctccagtgtcggttcggcgccctctcagtcgacctgtttgcttccagtcacaattgccagcttccaaggtactttgcccgatacctggactcaacagcagaagcagtggatgctctgacaacaccgtggccagacggtctattgtacgcctttcctcccataccattgttagccaaaaccttgaggaaggcgcgaaccgaaagggcacagctggttctgatagcaccattttggccacgccgaccgtggttctcagatcttctggcaatgtcaatgatggatccttggacacttccagtaacgccagacctcc
It encodes:
- the LOC133384818 gene encoding uncharacterized protein LOC133384818, translated to MRRRHASRQSARDVYLHNPHCALGSSPHSAPSVDSVAFSKRHCQLQPSQSSFEPRSAPLLPLVDQGSTPLQGHVVQRTPQNRRDHRRQPHRLGSPLQLPVRSGGLAQRRAISKHQLAGTKGCPLGSMSFSVSVPFASCAHSNRQHVCKITFEQTGGHQVSSSAGLSLPHLCLGRTTSTIPESRAPQRNLECDSRLAQQTTGLPGRMETLSSHFPSSPVSVRRPLSRPVCFQSQLPASKVLCPIPGLNSRSSGCSDNTVARRSIVRLSSHTIVSQNLEEGANRKGTAGSDSTILATPTVVLRSSGNVNDGSLDTSSNARPPIPGSSTAPGPYLAQSNSVAFERRHLRSAGLSDAVIDIILASRRPSTTRIYQHTWVAFSKWCQSHHHDPSQANVHQVLQFLHSGFMMGLRPNTLRRHASTLSSILSVSSPGDHSSSHPFIKRFLRGVALRSPAVVHRFPSWSLPKVLQALQRPPFEPIRTVPLRILSFKVLFLIAITSARRVSELGALSSARHLCVFHKDSVVLKTDPSFRPKVDSVFHCNQDIVLPSFCPDPTHPLEKAWHSLDVRRALKTYLSRTQEIRRTESLFMLQC